Proteins co-encoded in one Arachis hypogaea cultivar Tifrunner chromosome 13, arahy.Tifrunner.gnm2.J5K5, whole genome shotgun sequence genomic window:
- the LOC112738229 gene encoding DEAD-box ATP-dependent RNA helicase 40 — protein sequence MAAAEAAQAAAGPRYAPDDPTLPTPWKGLIDGSTGLLYYWNPETNVTQYEKPPPLPSGPAPAASTPNMAPIPVAHAMQSGGMMGQHGQQMLQSSQQQGSNLAQQHGPMMPQQQSSHVASQQKPSPVAQGVQQQNLQLAQSMPQPGFNQAGQHSMPHQGQHSMQPQGQYPMQPQGQQMVQPKGQQMTQQPHQMHYQMQPQGINAQQFGQGASQAQGSHSVQPQAHQFAPQNMHYMPYQPNMPQPVQQSSQHNMHGHSYENQQDFKSAFPKIEEPEFKNENQVGVSPSNYQQTNQNIPAGVRSGPSGQVPDGGANAGHSKQFGGAPGSIQQSPSAVPLQQGSSYPVYQHGPSFQNQMGPGMMHGHPPNVHPGSQKMGHADSFHGRAGNEYYYNSSKEMPAMGPQQPNIAPIPISTKQQDMRMSSGPFQNVMPSGNGSGIPGHPMHMFPPVGGHPPLSSNPLKGPPYMGSSDVTDMTPAEIYCQQHEVTATGDNIPPPFMTFDATGFPPEILREIYSAGFSNPTPIQAQTWPVALQGRDIVAIAKTGSGKTLGYLMPAFILLRQRRNNPLNGPTVLVLAPTRELATQIQDEAVKFGRSSRFSCTCLYGGAPKAQQLKELDRGADIVVATPGRLNDILEMKKIDFGQVSLLVLDEADRMLDMGFEPQIRKIVNEIPPRRQTLMYTATWPKEVRKIASDLLVNPVQVNIGSVDELAANKAITQYVEFVPQMEKQRRLEQILRSQERGSKVIIFCSTKRLCDQLARSIGRNYGAAAIHGDKSQSERDWVLNQFRSGKSPVLVATDVAARGLDIKDIRVVINYDFPTGVEDYVHRIGRTGRAGATGVSYTFFSEQDWKHASDLIKVLEGANQHVPPELRQMTLRGPPNFGKERGGMSRFDSGGGGRWDNGGRGGMRDGGFGGRGGMRDGGFSGRGGMRDGSFGGRGGMRESGFSNDGGMRDGGFGAHGASGQGGRVDMFGGRGNRGRGFGGPRGGHAGWGRGDRGPNDRFNMDGRGRGRGRGRLDNRRDVGYRNRGRSRSRSPERVRTWDYSSRSRSRSCSSRSWSRSRSRSRSRSWSRGRSRSRSYSPSPRRSRSRSRSGRSYSRSRSPRRSPSYDRRDRTDQHHSDQKDYREPEVQAPNPGVSPSSQGQQNSILGTDQVDQAPLVAGSGVPEDPNALA from the exons ATGGCTGCAGCAGAGGCAGCTCAAGCTGCCGCTGGTCCACGGTATGCACCCGATGATCCCACCCTCCCTACGCCATGGAAGGGGCTAATTGATGGAAGCACTGGTCTTTTGTACTACTGGAACCCTGAAACTAATGTCACCCAGTATGAGAAACCTCCCCCTTTGCCTTCGGGCCCTGCTCCGGCTGCTTCTACACCCAACATGGCGCCCATACCTGTGGCTCATGCGATGCAATCTGGTGGGATGATGGGGCAGCATGGGCAGCAAATGCTTCAGTCCTCTCAACAGCAAGGGAGTAACCTTGCTCAGCAACATGGGCCAATGATGCCACAACAGCAGAGTTCGCATGTGGCATCTCAGCAGAAGCCATCTCCGGTTGCACAAGGGGTGCAACAGCAGAATTTGCAGTTGGCACAGTCCATGCCACAACCAGGGTTTAATCAGGCTGGACAGCATTCAATGCCGCATCAGGGACAGCATTCAATGCAGCCTCAGGGACAGTATCCCATGCAACCCCAAGGGCAACAAATGGTCCAGCCTAAAGGGCAGCAGATGACACAACAACCACATCAGATGCATTATCAGATGCAGCCCCAAGGTATCAATGCCCAACAATTTGGTCAAGGAGCATCTCAGGCTCAGGGCTCACATTCTGTGCAACCACAAGCACATCAATTCGCCCCCCAGAACATGCATTATATGCCATATCAGCCAAACATGCCTCAACCTGTGCAGCAAAGTTCCCAGCATAACATGCATGGTCATTCTTATGAAAACCAACAAGACTTCAAATCAGCATTCCCAAAGATAGAGGAACCAGAGTTTAAAAATGAAAACCAGGTTGGAGTTTCGCCATCTAACTATCAACAAACCAATCAGAACATTCCTGCTGGAGTTAGATCCGGACCATCTGGGCAAGTGCCAGATGGAGGTGCAAATGCTGGTCACTCAAAACAGTTTGGTGGCGCACCAGGAAGCATACAACAGTCTCCTTCTGCAGTGCCATTACAACAGGGTAGTTCTTATCCAGTTTACCAACATGGTCCTAGCTTTCAAAACCAGATGGGGCCTGGTATGATGCATGGTCATCCACCCAATGTCCATCCTGGAAGCCAAAAGATGGGACATGCAGATAGTTTTCATGGTAGAGCTGGGAATGAATATTACTATAACTCTAGCAAAGAGATGCCAGCTATGGGTCCTCAGCAGCCAAATATTGCACCAATACCCATTTCAACAAAGCAGCAG GATATGAGAATGAGCAGCGGCCCTTTTCAAAATGTAATGCCTAGTGGAAATGGAAGTGGTATCCCAGGTCATCCAATGCACATGTTTCCACCAGTAGGAGGGCATCCACCTCTCTCAAGTAACCCCTTGAAAGGACCTCCGTATATGGGATCTTCAGATGTTACTGATATGACACCTGCTGAAATTTATTGTCAGCAACATGAAGTTACAGCAACG GGTGACAACATTCCACCTCCTTTTATGACATTTGATGCTACTGGATTTCCTCCAGAGATTTTGAGAGAG ATATATTCTGCTGGCTTCTCAAACCCAACACCAATTCAGGCTCAAACTTGGCCAGTAGCACTGCAAGGTAGGGACATAGTGGCAATTGCAAAAACAGGCTCTGGCAAAACATTGGGCTACTTAATGCCTGCATTCATCCTTCTTAGGCAGAGAAGGAATAATCCTTTGAATGGCCCCACTGTCTTGGTTTTAGCTCCAACACGTGAACTTGCTACACAGATCCAAGATGAGGCCGTCAAATTTGGAAGATCTTCACGTTTCTCTTGCACG TGTTTGTATGGTGGAGCACCCAAAGCCCAACAGCTAAAAGAGTTAGATCGGGGAGCAGACATTGTTGTTGCCACACCTGGCCGACTCAATGACATCCTTGAAATGAAGAAAATTGACTTTGGGCAAGTTTCACTGCTTGTGCTTGATGAGGCTGACCGTATGCTTGACATGGGTTTTGAACCTCAAATCCGGAAAATTGTTAATGAGATTCCACCACGTAGGCAAACTCTCATGTATACGGCAACATGGCCAAAAGAAGTAAGAAAAATTGCCAGTGACCTGCTCGTTAATCCTGTTCAGGTTAACATTGGAAGTGTTGATGAGCTTGCCGCAAATAAAGCTATCACACAG TATGTTGAATTTGTCCCTCAAATGGAGAAGCAGAGGCGATTAGAGCAGATCCTCAGATCCCAAGAACGGGGCTCTAaggttattattttttgttccacaAAGAGGTTATGTGATCAACTTGCCCGTAGTATTGGTCGCAATTATGGGGCTGCTGCAATTCATGGTGACAAGTCTCAAAGTGAGAGGGATTGGGTTTTAAATCAGTTCCGGAGTGGGAAGTCACCAGTTTTAGTTGCCACTGATGTTGCTGCTCGTGGGCTTGACATCAAGGATATAAG GGTGGTTATAAACTATGATTTCCCTACTGGAGTTGAGGATTATGTACACCGAATTGGAAGAACTGGACGGGCAGGTGCTACTGGAGTATCGTACACCTTTTTCTCGGAGCAGGACTGGAAACATGCATCTGATTTAATCAAAGTCTTGGAGGGTGCAAACCAGCATGTGCCTCCAGAGCTAAGACAGATGACCTTGCGCGGACCACCAAACTTTGGAAAAGAGCGGGGTGGGATGAGTCGTTTCGACTCTGGTGGTGGTGGGCGTTGGGACAACGGTGGTCGTGGTGGCATGAGGGATGGGGGCTTTGGTGGTCGTGGTGGCATGAGAGATGGTGGCTTTAGTGGTCGAGGCGGCATGAGGGATGGTAGCTTTGGTGGCCGAGGTGGCATGAGGGAGAGTGGATTCAGCAATGATGGTGGCATGAGAGATGGTGGCTTTGGTGCTCATGGTGCTAGCGGTCAAGGTGGGAGAGTTGATATGTTTGGTGGTAGGGGAAATAGAGGTCGAGGATTTGGTGGCCCTCGTGGTGGTCATGCTGGGTGGGGTAGAGGGGATCGTGGTCCAAATGACCGATTCAACATGGATGGAAGAGGAAGAGGGCGAGGACGTGGGCGATTAGACAACAGAAGAGATGTTGGATACAGGAATAGAGGCAGAAGCCGTAGCCGTAGCCCAGAGAGAGTACGAACATGGGACTATAGTAGCAGAAGTCGTAGTAGGAGTTGCAGCAGTAGGAGCTGGAGCCGGAGCCGGAGCCGAAGCAGAAGCCGCAGTTGGTCGCGTGGTCGCAGTCGGAGTCGCAGCTATAGCCCTAGCCCTCGTCGGAGTCGAAGCCGCAGTCGTAGCGGTCGCAGTTACAGCCGCAGCCGAAGTCCCCGTAGAAGTCCCAGCTATGATAGGCGTGATAGGACAGATCAACACCATTCTGATCAAAAGGATTATAGAGAACCAGAGGTCCAAGCTCCCAATCCGGGAGTGTCTCCAAGCTCCCAAGGGCAGCAGAATTCGATTTTGGGAACTGATCAAGTGGATCAGGCGCCACTGGTTGCTGGGAGTGGTGTCCCAGAAGATCCCAATGCTCTGGCATAG